From a region of the Candidatus Brocadia sp. genome:
- a CDS encoding tetratricopeptide repeat protein codes for MYYRLTTGAFLSVTFVRNYWRKGLLFFLIAALALPCCRAMAVTMQGKIYKTTSKKHSARKLIKAGNAHYKRGRYERAVKAYNNSIARYPGYFEAWDGLGNALYCQGNYGMAVQAYEKALTINPGVSSTRINKGIALYKQGKNEEALKVYEKVLASEPGLASAWYNKGIALIALYRYNEAMYAFDKAMEIDPKDDLAWHGKGYVLILFGRYNEALQFFGKAVQADPKRAWAWNNMGITLNRLGMHEEAIKAFDKAIAINPKNARAWHNKANSLYNLGKYDESVKFYNKAVELDPLLYAGAKR; via the coding sequence ATGTATTATAGATTAACGACAGGCGCTTTTCTATCCGTAACTTTTGTGCGGAACTACTGGCGCAAGGGGTTGTTGTTCTTCCTGATCGCCGCTCTCGCCCTCCCTTGTTGTCGCGCCATGGCTGTCACCATGCAGGGAAAAATCTATAAAACCACATCGAAAAAGCACAGTGCGCGAAAATTGATTAAAGCAGGAAATGCGCATTATAAGCGCGGCAGGTATGAACGCGCCGTCAAGGCTTATAATAATTCCATAGCACGTTATCCCGGTTATTTTGAGGCGTGGGACGGTCTGGGGAATGCGCTCTATTGCCAGGGGAACTATGGCATGGCCGTTCAGGCTTACGAGAAAGCGTTGACGATTAATCCCGGGGTCAGCTCCACGCGGATAAATAAGGGGATCGCCCTCTACAAACAAGGCAAGAATGAAGAGGCTTTAAAGGTGTACGAAAAGGTCCTTGCGTCTGAACCAGGTTTGGCTTCCGCCTGGTATAATAAGGGCATTGCCCTGATTGCATTATACCGGTACAACGAGGCAATGTATGCATTCGATAAGGCTATGGAAATCGATCCAAAAGATGATTTGGCGTGGCATGGAAAGGGGTATGTACTGATTCTCTTCGGACGGTATAACGAAGCCCTGCAGTTCTTTGGCAAGGCGGTTCAGGCAGATCCCAAAAGGGCATGGGCGTGGAATAATATGGGGATCACCCTGAACAGGCTAGGGATGCACGAAGAGGCAATAAAGGCGTTTGATAAAGCAATCGCAATAAATCCAAAGAACGCAAGGGCATGGCATAACAAGGCAAATAGTTTGTATAATCTGGGAAAATACGACGAATCCGTGAAGTTTTATAATAAGGCCGTGGAGTTGGACCCTCTTTTATACGCCGGCGCAAAAAGGTAA
- the mqnB gene encoding futalosine hydrolase, translating into MKLLIVAATFPEIKPLVLSLGEDKTNEPGIKTIHYRQASIDILITGVGLMHTAYFMGKVLANNAYNLALQFGIAGSFRKDLAPGVTVNVVEEVVADFGAEDKENFLDAAELSLLPPDQFPYHAGKLMNTIPDSAHGASGLKKAKGISVNKVHGYQDSIDRIIKKYQPDIESMEGAAFFYACLMERIPCLQIRTISNYIEDRNKGRWNVPLAIDNLNTIALNIIHHNYLALMQS; encoded by the coding sequence ATGAAATTACTTATTGTTGCAGCAACGTTTCCTGAGATTAAACCGCTCGTATTATCTCTTGGAGAGGACAAGACAAACGAACCTGGCATAAAGACGATTCACTACCGCCAGGCAAGCATCGATATCCTTATTACCGGGGTAGGGCTGATGCACACGGCTTATTTTATGGGAAAGGTCTTGGCAAACAACGCCTATAACCTGGCATTACAATTTGGCATTGCAGGCAGTTTCAGAAAAGACCTTGCGCCCGGCGTGACCGTAAATGTTGTGGAAGAGGTTGTGGCAGATTTTGGCGCTGAAGATAAAGAAAACTTTCTGGATGCTGCGGAATTGAGCCTGTTACCCCCTGACCAATTCCCCTATCATGCCGGTAAATTAATGAACACAATCCCCGATTCAGCGCACGGAGCATCAGGTCTAAAGAAGGCAAAAGGCATTAGCGTCAATAAAGTCCACGGTTACCAGGACAGCATTGACAGGATTATCAAAAAATATCAGCCTGATATTGAAAGCATGGAAGGAGCGGCATTTTTTTACGCCTGCTTGATGGAACGCATCCCCTGTCTTCAGATCAGGACCATTTCAAATTACATAGAAGACAGAAATAAAGGACGGTGGAACGTCCCTCTGGCGATTGACAATCTCAATACCATTGCACTGAACATTATTCATCACAATTACCTGGCGCTGATGCAATCATAA
- a CDS encoding 1,4-dihydroxy-6-naphthoate synthase, producing MTLTLGISPCPNDTFIFDAMVHKKIDTEGLSFELIINDVEKLNLLALQHTLDITKLSYYAYAHAINKYVVLDAGSALGKNCGPLLIAKPEYQKRDIGNLVVAIPGKYTTAHFLLSMAFPRVKNKVEMPFSEIENALVHDRVNAGVIIHENRFTYQDKGLVKIMDLGEYWETQTGLPIPLGGIAIKRSISAKIAQTVNRIVRKSVEYALAHPAASREFVGRYAQEMDENIRNQHIQLYVNHYSVDLGNPGRQAVTALFAWAQKNKLLTDIHEDIFLLP from the coding sequence ATGACACTAACTCTCGGTATTTCGCCCTGTCCCAACGACACCTTTATCTTTGACGCCATGGTGCATAAAAAAATTGATACGGAAGGGTTGTCGTTCGAATTGATAATAAATGATGTGGAAAAGCTCAATCTGCTTGCCCTTCAGCATACCTTAGACATCACAAAGCTCAGCTACTACGCCTATGCGCATGCAATCAACAAGTATGTTGTTTTAGACGCAGGAAGCGCCCTGGGTAAGAATTGCGGCCCGCTCTTAATTGCAAAGCCGGAGTATCAAAAACGGGATATCGGCAATCTCGTCGTCGCTATCCCGGGAAAATACACCACCGCACACTTTTTATTGAGTATGGCATTTCCCCGGGTAAAGAATAAAGTGGAAATGCCTTTTTCAGAAATCGAAAATGCGCTTGTGCATGACAGGGTAAACGCAGGCGTCATTATCCACGAGAACCGGTTTACCTATCAGGACAAGGGACTGGTTAAAATTATGGACCTGGGGGAATATTGGGAAACACAGACAGGGCTTCCCATCCCTTTGGGCGGAATCGCAATCAAACGAAGCATCTCTGCCAAGATCGCTCAAACCGTAAATCGGATTGTAAGAAAAAGCGTGGAATATGCCCTTGCCCATCCTGCAGCATCCCGTGAGTTTGTCGGACGCTACGCCCAGGAGATGGATGAAAACATTCGGAATCAGCACATCCAGCTCTATGTTAATCATTACAGTGTTGACCTGGGCAACCCTGGAAGGCAAGCCGTCACAGCACTTTTTGCATGGGCGCAAAAAAATAAATTACTCACTGATATCCATGAGGATATTTTCCTTCTGCCGTAA
- a CDS encoding ABC transporter ATP-binding protein/permease — translation MIQKLRTLYEKSVIYRVFVKKYKRYFLFGTLSLIAVDIINIFPPLIIKKTIDILPNETDLTRIATLAGLFLLVSLCQGVCRYLWRMFFIGTSFRCDYDLRLAFFEHIETLSQKFFQKYKTGDLMSRATNDIGAVRMAVGPGLLIGLDAVFYFFVIPPIIISLSPRLSFYTFLLMPLTPFIAYTIKNIIDRRFRAVQENFSRISEKVQENISGIRVVKSFNMSRQEESRFLGLGTDFVKKNLKLAIPQSLLGPTFEYITYMGIIILLFIGGKMVIGGIITLGTLVAFQRYIAMMVWPMTAIGWCLSLLQRGKASMKRIDEVLAERPEIVAANIDRRQGISDGNIEFRDVHFRYDSQKEWVLRGIHLTIAAGQRVAIVGPIGSGKSTLVNMIPRIIPADNRSIFIDGVDINAIDIKLLRRHIGFVPQDTFLFSERITDNILFGTETAGDDDASRQFARFAGIENEIEELPHKFESYLGERGINLSGGQKQRLTIARALAVNPSVIILDDCLSAVDARVEDTIIKNILRHFSGKTLIVVTHRLPAIRGFDLLVVMKDGMIVERGTHKQLIAAHGLYTSLYTKEALEERLD, via the coding sequence ATGATTCAGAAGCTACGGACACTTTACGAAAAAAGCGTTATTTACCGAGTTTTTGTAAAGAAGTATAAACGCTACTTTCTTTTCGGCACCCTATCGCTGATCGCTGTGGATATCATCAATATTTTCCCACCGCTCATTATTAAGAAGACCATTGATATCCTCCCCAACGAGACAGATCTTACCCGGATTGCAACCCTTGCCGGACTCTTTCTCCTGGTGAGTCTTTGCCAGGGGGTGTGCCGGTATCTGTGGCGGATGTTCTTTATTGGAACATCCTTCCGGTGCGATTATGACCTTCGCCTGGCCTTTTTTGAGCATATTGAAACGCTCTCCCAGAAATTCTTCCAAAAATACAAGACGGGCGATCTCATGTCACGTGCAACCAATGATATTGGCGCTGTTCGCATGGCCGTAGGGCCTGGGCTGCTGATCGGGCTCGATGCCGTATTCTATTTTTTTGTGATACCGCCGATCATTATTTCCCTTTCGCCAAGGCTGTCTTTCTATACATTTCTGCTAATGCCGTTGACGCCCTTTATTGCTTACACCATAAAAAATATCATCGACCGGCGGTTTCGCGCCGTGCAGGAGAACTTTTCGCGGATCAGCGAAAAGGTACAGGAAAACATATCGGGTATCCGCGTGGTAAAGTCATTTAATATGTCCCGGCAGGAAGAAAGCCGATTCCTGGGACTCGGTACAGATTTTGTGAAGAAAAATCTGAAACTCGCCATTCCCCAATCCCTCCTGGGGCCTACGTTCGAATATATTACCTATATGGGCATTATTATTTTACTCTTCATTGGCGGAAAGATGGTCATCGGGGGGATAATTACCCTCGGCACCCTCGTGGCATTCCAGCGGTATATCGCTATGATGGTCTGGCCAATGACGGCCATTGGGTGGTGTTTATCGCTTCTGCAGCGCGGCAAAGCCTCTATGAAACGTATTGATGAAGTCCTGGCAGAAAGACCCGAGATCGTTGCGGCCAATATTGATCGAAGGCAAGGTATTTCAGACGGCAACATCGAATTCAGAGATGTGCATTTTCGTTACGATTCACAAAAAGAATGGGTCTTACGGGGGATACATCTTACAATCGCGGCAGGACAGCGTGTCGCTATTGTCGGCCCCATAGGAAGTGGAAAATCCACCCTGGTAAATATGATTCCCCGAATCATTCCGGCAGACAACCGGAGCATCTTTATCGATGGCGTTGACATTAATGCCATCGATATAAAGCTGTTGCGGCGACATATTGGTTTTGTGCCGCAGGATACCTTCCTGTTTTCCGAACGGATTACCGACAATATCTTATTCGGAACTGAAACAGCAGGTGACGATGACGCCTCACGGCAGTTTGCCCGTTTTGCCGGCATTGAAAATGAGATCGAGGAACTTCCTCACAAATTTGAAAGTTATCTGGGTGAGCGGGGTATCAATCTGTCGGGGGGGCAAAAACAACGGCTAACCATAGCGCGGGCGCTGGCTGTCAATCCTTCGGTTATTATCCTGGATGACTGTCTTTCTGCCGTAGATGCACGGGTAGAAGATACCATCATCAAAAATATCCTGCGTCATTTTTCTGGCAAGACCTTAATCGTTGTCACTCATCGGTTACCCGCAATCAGGGGGTTTGACCTGCTGGTAGTCATGAAAGATGGTATGATCGTTGAACGAGGCACCCACAAACAGCTTATTGCGGCACATGGACTGTATACCTCCTTATACACGAAAGAGGCGCTGGAAGAAAGGCTTGATTAG
- the floA gene encoding flotillin-like protein FloA (flotillin-like protein involved in membrane lipid rafts), producing MQYMPLLTMCISTSIFLYVLLFFFIAACAGILYKYGGLYIKALLSDAHVSFAQMVSMTFRNVDARSLVNYRIMAKKAGIDIASSALEAHHLAGGKVNDVIRSLIAARKANIHLSFDHACAIDLAGRDVFDAIKTCINPKVIDCPDPSKGCVTLDGVTKDGIQVKLKVRITLRTDIERIVGGATEETIIARVGEGMLATVSTFETYKKALENPDLLSKLVMEKKCDNDTTFQILSVNVVSITIGEHISAKLQADQAETDKRTVQADAVKRRSMALAREQEMKVLSEENRAKILASEAEVPRAIAQAFREGNLGVMDYYHLKNIQADTEMRALSALKPVIPPPPITKT from the coding sequence ATGCAATATATGCCGCTTCTTACGATGTGCATAAGTACGTCCATATTTTTGTATGTTTTGCTCTTTTTCTTCATTGCAGCCTGCGCAGGTATTCTCTATAAATACGGTGGGCTTTATATCAAGGCCCTTCTGTCGGATGCCCATGTATCCTTTGCGCAGATGGTCAGCATGACTTTCCGAAACGTCGATGCGCGGTCTCTCGTGAATTACCGGATTATGGCAAAGAAGGCAGGGATCGACATCGCCTCTTCCGCCCTTGAGGCGCACCATCTGGCAGGTGGAAAGGTGAATGATGTCATCCGTTCCCTTATTGCCGCACGAAAGGCAAATATTCATCTAAGTTTTGATCATGCCTGTGCCATTGATCTTGCCGGCCGCGATGTGTTTGATGCCATAAAAACCTGCATTAACCCAAAGGTGATTGATTGTCCTGACCCATCAAAGGGCTGTGTCACCCTGGATGGTGTCACAAAGGACGGCATCCAGGTAAAACTGAAGGTGCGTATTACCCTTCGCACGGATATTGAAAGAATTGTAGGCGGGGCAACGGAAGAAACCATCATTGCGCGCGTTGGCGAAGGCATGCTTGCAACGGTCAGCACCTTTGAAACGTACAAAAAAGCGCTCGAAAACCCTGATTTACTCTCGAAGCTTGTCATGGAAAAGAAATGCGATAACGATACTACCTTCCAGATACTTTCAGTCAATGTTGTAAGCATTACGATAGGTGAACATATTAGCGCAAAACTGCAGGCCGACCAGGCTGAAACAGACAAACGCACGGTACAGGCAGATGCCGTGAAACGACGCAGTATGGCCCTTGCGCGCGAGCAGGAGATGAAGGTGCTTAGTGAAGAAAACAGAGCAAAAATACTTGCATCCGAGGCTGAAGTTCCCAGGGCCATCGCCCAGGCGTTTCGTGAGGGGAATCTTGGGGTAATGGATTACTATCATTTGAAGAACATCCAGGCCGATACCGAGATGCGTGCTTTATCAGCCTTAAAACCGGTCATCCCGCCGCCCCCCATAACAAAAACATGA
- a CDS encoding bacteriohemerythrin translates to MEKIMWDEGFSVGVRDLDEQHKRIVNVVNTLLDMIDAKVDSEIISDTLTKMTQYASDHFKSEEQYMLDYHYPEYPSQKKQHQEFKKKTVDFCVETMVHKATVPAEIFMYLKSWWTNHILKEDMKYKEFFHAKGLK, encoded by the coding sequence ATGGAAAAAATTATGTGGGATGAAGGTTTTAGTGTCGGCGTTCGTGACTTAGATGAACAGCACAAACGGATCGTAAACGTCGTAAATACCCTCCTTGATATGATCGATGCAAAAGTTGATTCGGAAATTATCTCAGATACCCTGACAAAAATGACCCAGTACGCGAGCGATCACTTTAAATCGGAAGAGCAATACATGCTCGACTACCATTATCCCGAGTATCCCTCGCAAAAAAAACAACACCAGGAATTCAAGAAAAAAACCGTCGACTTTTGCGTGGAAACCATGGTACACAAAGCAACAGTTCCAGCGGAGATATTCATGTATTTAAAATCGTGGTGGACGAATCACATCCTGAAAGAAGATATGAAATATAAAGAATTCTTTCATGCAAAAGGGCTGAAGTAA
- a CDS encoding APC family permease, giving the protein MQNKQLRRELGLFDVACLGVNSVVGAGIFLLPGHLSGLAGREAVWVFPACGVLCFAIALCFAELGGMYHATGGAYLYAREAFGPFAGFLVGWMMWLSSIIGWASVASGFSLYAEYFLPAGSSWMKHLFTALLIGGLSAINYFGIKPGSRAIHFFVAGKLLPLFIFICTGLFFIQGNDSPVSTADSGVPFVSDERNFPAAIIMALYAYSGFESIAVPAGEMKHPRRDIPRVLFFVLMFATGLYVIIQIVATGTFPVLASSDKPLADAAHSFMGKTGGILIGAGALLSMGGVNAGIALTSPRSLYVLSADGFLPRIFSRVHRGYHTPCWAILLNTVLTLALSLTGSFKYLLAVSVMVSIIQYIPACLAVIVLRRYQAERARSYRIPGGHTVPVIGLAICGWLTYHVEFKVIAATALAMALSLPFYFHRR; this is encoded by the coding sequence ATGCAAAATAAGCAACTCAGGAGGGAGTTAGGGCTTTTTGATGTGGCCTGTTTGGGAGTCAACAGCGTGGTCGGCGCCGGCATTTTTTTGCTGCCGGGACATCTCTCCGGCCTTGCCGGACGTGAGGCCGTGTGGGTGTTTCCCGCATGCGGAGTCCTGTGCTTTGCTATCGCCCTCTGTTTTGCCGAGTTGGGGGGTATGTACCACGCAACAGGGGGGGCGTATCTCTATGCGAGAGAGGCATTCGGCCCCTTTGCTGGTTTTTTGGTGGGCTGGATGATGTGGCTTTCCTCCATCATCGGCTGGGCATCAGTCGCCAGCGGATTTTCGCTGTACGCAGAATATTTTCTCCCGGCAGGAAGTTCCTGGATGAAGCACCTCTTTACCGCACTCCTCATTGGAGGATTAAGCGCCATCAATTACTTTGGGATAAAGCCCGGATCGAGAGCCATTCATTTTTTTGTCGCCGGAAAACTCCTGCCTTTGTTTATTTTCATTTGCACAGGGTTGTTTTTTATCCAGGGAAATGATTCCCCGGTGTCAACGGCGGACAGCGGGGTGCCGTTCGTATCGGATGAGAGAAATTTTCCGGCAGCAATCATTATGGCGTTGTACGCCTACAGCGGATTCGAGTCTATTGCAGTACCCGCGGGAGAGATGAAACATCCCCGAAGGGATATTCCGCGCGTGCTGTTTTTTGTGCTCATGTTCGCCACGGGTTTATATGTCATCATCCAGATCGTAGCCACGGGAACGTTCCCTGTCCTTGCTTCATCCGATAAACCTTTGGCGGATGCGGCTCACTCTTTTATGGGAAAGACCGGCGGCATCCTGATCGGCGCGGGGGCTTTGCTTTCCATGGGAGGCGTCAATGCCGGAATTGCCCTGACCAGTCCCAGAAGTCTCTATGTGCTTTCTGCCGATGGATTTCTTCCCCGAATATTTTCCCGGGTGCACCGGGGGTATCATACCCCCTGTTGGGCTATCCTGCTCAACACCGTTTTAACGCTGGCATTAAGTCTGACCGGCAGCTTCAAATATCTTCTTGCGGTAAGCGTTATGGTAAGTATTATTCAATATATTCCTGCCTGTTTGGCCGTGATTGTCCTGAGAAGATACCAGGCAGAGCGGGCGAGGAGTTATCGGATACCTGGTGGACATACTGTTCCTGTTATCGGCTTGGCGATTTGTGGCTGGCTGACATACCACGTGGAATTCAAGGTAATTGCAGCAACAGCCCTGGCAATGGCACTGTCACTGCCGTTTTATTTTCATCGGCGGTAA
- a CDS encoding tetratricopeptide repeat protein, with protein MSNTKWHTCFLFSVTAFLFCTNMGCGKKEADTQSAGQHTAGIQFTGDAPSVHKKTMADEEIEKNKKLLELNPNDAVIHYNLGLLYDEKGMLDESLASYKKASELNSSMVEALVGQGNILNKKGKSDEAIDLFKKAIESNPHCPEAYEGLGLVYVHKKQEEDAIKSFKRALDINPGLVNSRYHLGILYAKKAQFNDAVAEWTKAIEINPQKTEVHYNLGIAYTKLGKLDDAVSVWQKALAVRPDMADFHYVIGLVYKEKGDFEKAEASLKKALEVNPNMAEVHKVLEELYRSKGMLGDADREAELYKSQSSPHH; from the coding sequence ATGAGCAATACGAAATGGCATACCTGTTTTTTATTTTCCGTGACGGCGTTCCTTTTCTGCACTAACATGGGTTGTGGCAAAAAAGAAGCAGACACACAATCCGCAGGCCAGCACACTGCTGGTATTCAATTTACGGGAGACGCCCCTTCTGTCCACAAAAAAACGATGGCGGATGAAGAGATTGAAAAAAACAAAAAGCTTCTGGAGTTGAATCCAAACGACGCCGTTATCCATTACAACCTGGGTTTATTGTACGATGAAAAGGGCATGCTTGACGAATCGCTGGCCTCATATAAAAAGGCATCGGAACTCAACTCATCGATGGTTGAAGCCCTGGTAGGACAAGGTAATATTCTGAATAAGAAAGGGAAATCGGACGAAGCGATTGATCTCTTCAAAAAGGCCATCGAGAGTAATCCCCATTGCCCGGAGGCATATGAGGGTTTGGGCCTTGTGTATGTCCATAAGAAACAGGAAGAGGATGCAATCAAGTCGTTTAAGAGAGCGCTTGATATCAATCCCGGCCTGGTAAATTCGAGATACCATCTCGGTATCCTCTATGCAAAAAAGGCGCAATTTAACGATGCGGTTGCAGAATGGACAAAGGCTATAGAAATCAATCCGCAAAAGACGGAGGTTCACTACAACCTTGGTATTGCCTATACGAAGCTGGGGAAATTGGACGATGCCGTCTCCGTTTGGCAAAAGGCATTGGCTGTTCGCCCGGACATGGCAGACTTTCACTATGTGATAGGACTGGTATATAAAGAAAAGGGAGACTTTGAAAAAGCCGAAGCGTCCCTGAAAAAGGCGCTTGAGGTGAATCCCAATATGGCAGAGGTGCACAAGGTGCTTGAGGAATTGTATCGTTCCAAGGGGATGCTTGGTGATGCAGACCGTGAAGCGGAACTTTATAAAAGCCAATCCAGCCCGCATCATTAA
- a CDS encoding anhydro-N-acetylmuramic acid kinase codes for MAATTGNKFLRVLQKNTRKVIGLMSGTSADGIDACLVEISGNGIHTKTHILAFETYPYDEGTRIAIFEACNLAAGTVDKICRLNFHLGKLFADAAKSIARKAHVPIADVDLVGSHGQTICHLPGNQATQKTYIGEKEGGDFLNLPSTLQIGEPSVIAQETGIITVADFRPRDMAAGGQGAPLVPYTDFILFRDKEKGRVLQNIGGIANVTFLPRNCAVHEVIAFDTGPGNMMIDRVAELITNNDHHFDEDGKFAAQGKVHDGLLSSLLAHPYLSRPPPKSTGREEFGVPFTDNLYKDALRSGIEGADILATATAFTARTIADSYRQWILPKHCVSEIIISGGGARNATLMKFLIQYLPPSTKIDSIDVFGIASNAKEALAFAILANETISGNPNNLPSVTGASEAVVLGKIIP; via the coding sequence ATGGCCGCAACCACAGGAAATAAGTTCTTACGCGTCCTGCAGAAAAACACCAGAAAGGTCATTGGGCTCATGTCGGGGACGTCCGCAGACGGCATAGACGCATGCCTTGTGGAAATCTCCGGGAACGGCATTCACACAAAGACACATATCCTTGCCTTTGAAACCTATCCGTATGACGAGGGGACGCGGATTGCCATCTTTGAAGCCTGTAATCTTGCCGCTGGGACTGTTGATAAGATTTGCCGGTTAAATTTTCACCTTGGGAAACTCTTTGCAGACGCTGCGAAATCCATTGCACGGAAGGCGCACGTTCCTATAGCGGACGTTGATCTTGTCGGTTCACATGGGCAGACAATTTGCCACTTGCCCGGGAATCAGGCCACACAAAAGACCTACATAGGAGAAAAAGAAGGGGGGGATTTCCTGAATCTTCCTTCGACGCTGCAAATTGGTGAACCTTCCGTCATTGCTCAGGAAACGGGCATTATTACGGTGGCGGACTTCCGCCCGCGAGATATGGCTGCCGGGGGGCAAGGTGCGCCACTCGTGCCGTATACCGATTTTATCCTTTTCCGAGATAAAGAAAAAGGACGCGTCCTGCAAAATATCGGTGGAATTGCGAACGTCACCTTCCTGCCCCGTAACTGTGCTGTGCATGAGGTTATTGCATTTGACACGGGTCCGGGAAATATGATGATCGATCGTGTTGCAGAGCTTATTACAAACAATGACCATCACTTCGATGAAGACGGTAAATTTGCTGCACAGGGAAAGGTGCATGACGGGCTTTTGTCCAGCCTCCTTGCGCATCCGTATCTATCCAGGCCGCCTCCAAAAAGCACAGGGCGGGAAGAGTTCGGAGTGCCTTTTACGGATAATCTTTACAAGGACGCCCTGCGTTCCGGTATCGAAGGCGCGGATATCCTGGCAACGGCAACTGCCTTTACGGCCCGCACCATTGCAGATAGTTATCGGCAGTGGATTTTACCAAAACATTGCGTATCAGAAATAATTATTTCCGGCGGCGGAGCCCGGAATGCTACGCTGATGAAATTTCTCATTCAATACCTGCCGCCCTCCACAAAAATAGATTCCATCGATGTCTTTGGTATTGCATCAAATGCCAAAGAAGCCCTTGCCTTTGCCATCCTGGCCAACGAAACCATCTCCGGCAATCCCAATAATCTTCCCAGCGTTACCGGAGCAAGTGAAGCGGTTGTTTTGGGAAAGATCATACCATAA